A section of the Triticum dicoccoides isolate Atlit2015 ecotype Zavitan chromosome 7A, WEW_v2.0, whole genome shotgun sequence genome encodes:
- the LOC119332783 gene encoding uncharacterized protein LOC119332783, whose protein sequence is MAARTTSCFTFLKEALVLPTRNPKLFAPILILLAIIAFLVPAVNVVLIQPLTAQMLRHLTEMQTTDPSSAEFARLLEEIRQEARELVLISVGLFFVTLALVFAKQILAFSAASTTYSGDRYSLAELLRRVTKWGNLRGPLVTVGVVTALQLTFMALLGAYLSTVMRHAEALSVQGALFALAFLAFMYFGVVAVVGVAVSVADEGCRGVRALLRAWRLMMRVSRKEGALLAAVMLLLSTVVSPVYALALVYAKKSMAVGLCLLFGYALLSAAVELFYMAAATVYYYEAMESKEAILAFDGYYAKIPSGEGEANV, encoded by the coding sequence ATGGCTGCCAGGACCACCTCATGCTTCACCTTCCTCAAGGAAGCGCTGGTCCTCCCCACGCGAAACCCCAAGCTCTTCGCCCCCATCCTCATCCTCCtggccatcatcgccttccttgtcCCCGCCGTCAACGTGGTCCTCATCCAGCCGCTCACCGCCCAGATGCTCCGCCACCTCACCGAGATGCAGACCACCGACCCCTCAAGCGCCGAGTTTGCCAGGCTCCTGGAGGAGATACGGCAGGAAGCCAGGGAGCTCGTCCTCATCTCCGTCGGCCTGTTTTTCGTCACCCTGGCGCTGGTCTTCGCCAAGCAGATCCTCGCCTTCTCCGCCGCCTCCACGACCTACTCCGGCGACCGCTACTCGCTCGCCGAGCTCCTCCGAAGGGTGACCAAGTGGGGTAATCTGAGGGGCCCTCTCGTCACCGTGGGCGTGGTCACCGCGCTCCAGCTCACGTTCATGGCGCTCCTGGGCGCCTACCTCTCCACCGTCATGCGCCACGCGGAGGCGCTCTCCGTGCAAGGTGCGCTCTTCGCCCTCGCTTTCCTGGCCTTCATGTACTTCGGGGTGGTGGCTGTGGTGGGCGTCGCCGTGTCGGTGGCCGACGAGGGGTGCCGCGGCGTGCGCGCGCTCCTGCGGGCGTGGCGGCTCATGATGCGGGTGAGCAGGAAGGAGGGCGCCCTGCTGGCGGCGGTGATGCTCCTCCTGTCGACCGTTGTGAGCCCGGTGTACGCGCTGGCGCTCGTGTACGCCAAGAAGAGCATGGCGGTGGGGCTGTGCCTGCTGTTCGGGTATGCTCTCCTGTCTGCTGCGGTGGAGCTGTTCTACATGGCGGCGGCCACGGTGTACTACTATGAGGCCATGGAGAGCAAGGAGGCGATCCTGGCTTTTGATGGCTACTATGCCAAGATACCTTCCGGTGAGGGTGAGGCAAATGTCTGA
- the LOC119330106 gene encoding ureide permease 1-like, whose amino-acid sequence MYLVKDIGGAIGLMAAALVLLGTWPVVLAVLEHRGRLPQHTYLDYSITNFLAAVLIALTFGQIGGDTPETPNFLTQLTRPQDYWPSIMFALAGGVVITLGTVATQYGWAYVGLSVTEVMASSLKVVIGTTLNYFLDSRINRAEVLFPGVGCFLIAACLGSLVHSSNAADNQEKLSNSRNYSAGNTAKEDLTQHLVQEEEEPKDCEEALPNNKAVEKAEAGTADFLIDLEDKRSIKVLGSNTLVGLAIVTFAGVCYSLFAPAFNLATNDQWHTLRDGLPHLVVYTAYFYFCLSSLVVGVALNVWCLYRPMAGVPRSTLRAYAGDREGRGLALLAGLVSGLGNAFTFMAGQAAGYAAADSVQALPLVSTLWGVVLFGEYRRSSRRTYTLLGSMLFMFVVAMAVLMASSAHRKPL is encoded by the exons ATGTATCTGGTGAAGGACATCGGCGGCGCCATCGGCCTGATGGCGGCGGCCTTGGTGCTCCTGGGCACCTGGCCGGTCGTCCTCGCCGTGCTGGAGCACCGGGGTCGGCTGCCGCAGCACACGTACCTGGACTACTCCATAACCAACTTCCTGGCCGCCGTGCTGATCGCTCTCACATTCGGCCAGATCGGTGGCGACACGCCGGAGACGCCCAATTTCCTCACTCAGCTCACCCGGCCCCAG GACTACTGGCCGTCGATCATGTTTGCGCTGGCGGGCGGCGTGGTGATCACCCTCGGAACCGTGGCTACACAGTACGGCTGGGCATACGTCGGGCTTTCGGTCACCGAGGTCATGGCCTCAAGTCTCAAGGTTGTCATAG GGACAACACTGAACTATTTTCTGGACAGCCGGATCAACAGGGCAGAGGTTCTCTTCCCCGGCGTCGGATGCTTTCTGATTGCAGCCTGCCTGGGCTCACTTGTTCACTCCTCCAATGCTGCTGACAACCAGGAGAAGCTATCAAACTCCAGAAACTACTCTGCTGG GAACACTGCAAAGGAAGATCTCACCCAACACCTTGTTCAAGAAGAAG AGGAACCAAAGGATTGTGAAGAAGCACTACCAAATAATAAGGCTGTGGAGAAAGCCGAGGCAGGAACAGCAGATTTCCTCATCGATCTGGAGGACAAGAGATCAATCAAGGTTCTTGGATCCAACACGCTGGTGGGGCTGGCGATCGTGACGTTCGCGGGGGTGTGCTACTCGCTGTTCGCGCCggcgttcaacctggcgaccaacgaCCAGTGGCACACGCTGCGCGACGGCCTGCCGCACCTCGTGGTCTACACCGCCTACTTCTACTTCTGCCTCTCCTCCCTCGTCGTCGGCGTGGCGCTCAACGTCTGGTGCCTCTACCGCCCCATGGCCGGCGTGCCGCGGTCGACGCTGCGGGCGTACGCCGGCGaccgggaggggagggggctggcgCTGCTGGCGGGGCTGGTGTCCGGGCTGGGCAACGCGTTCACGTTCATGGCCGGGCAGGCGGCCGGGTACGCGGCGGCGGACTCCGTGCAGGCGCTGCCGCTGGTGAGCACGCTCTGGGGCGTGGTGCTGTTCGGGGAGTACCGGAGGTCGTCGCGGAGGACCTACACGCTGCTGGGGAGCATGCTCTTCATGTTCGTCGTCGCCATGGCCGTGCTCATGGCCTCCTCCGCGCACAGGAAGCCGCTCTGA